The following DNA comes from Enterocloster bolteae.
TCAACACCCAGCTTATAGCGGATTTCGGCGTCACCTATCTGCTGCCTGTTACCTGTATGGCCGGAGCGGGACAGGTGGGAGCTGCTTTTTACGTATATTTAAAGACAAAGAACCAGAGACTGAAAAAGACCATTAAGAATGCGCTTCCCGTGGGTATGCTGGGCATAGGGGAACCTCTGATGTGGGGCTGTACCATTCCCCTTGGAAAGCCGTTTATAGCTTCCTGTATCGGAGGAGGAATCGGAGGAAGTATTATGGCTGTGATGAAGGTGGCGGCCAAGGTTCCTGAGCTGTCAGGAATCCCCCTGGCGTTCATTACCACCAGATTCCCGCTGTATTTCGTAGGTCTGTTCGCATCCTATGCAGCCGGCTTCATCGTGTGCAGGCTGATGGGATTTACGGACCCGGAGGACTAAACATCAAAAAATAAAAAAGATTAAAAATGCCTAACCCACATTGCCGTTGACTAACAGCCTTCAGGGTGTTTACAATATAATTAAACAGAAGGGCCGGCATGAAAAAGGGACCCCCTGCTCATACCGGGTATGAACGAAAAGGCAACGGAGGTGTGGTTATGCAGTCATTATCAGAGGTTAAGGCAGGAGCTGTCTGTACGATTAAATGGATGTTCGGCAATCCCCAGGTCATGGAGTTTATGCATCAGCATGACATCAGGGAGGGAAGTACCATCAATGTGTTCCAGCACGGAAGGGACAGCATGATAATCGGAATGAACAATATGCGCCTTGCAATCGGAAATGAGGTTGCGGAGCGGATCAAAGTGTGATGCAGGCAGAAAAAATAACAGAACAGACAAGCAAAGCAGACCGTGAAGCAGATAATAAAGTAAATAGTAAAACAGATAACAAAACAGATAACAAAACAGATAATAAAGCAGATAAAAAAACAGATAACAAAACAGATGGAATAAGAGCCGGAAAACAGGCCGCTGATATCTTGATGAGAGGTATCGGCGGCCTGAAATTTTTGGCTCTTTGTCAATAGTTGGGGTGGGATTTGTTAAAATCCCGCCCCAATTCTATGAAAAGGGCCCTTTTTATGTTTAGTTCCAGGTTTTACTGATTTTGGGCATGCCAAATAAGCCTCCGCATTACCGACCTTTTTATCCTATGATGTACAGTGAAGTATCCGGGTTCGGAACCGTTTGAAATTCCGGATTCCGTAGCTGCTCCGTTTTAATACCTTTATCTTGTTGTTAAATCCTTCTGTGGGACCATTTGTCAATCCGTATTTAAAGGCATTCAGGATTTCTTTTCGCCAGGCCCTGTAGGTCTTAGCACAGTCCTCAAATTCCTTGATCCCACAGCTCTGTGCATTCGCAATCCAGTCATCAAATTCCCTCTGCTGCTGACGATACGCTTCCATCTGGCAGATATCATAAAACCACTCTTTCATGCGGTGTGCCAGACGCAGATCCTCGCTATAGTGAAGCATTAAATCACAGGCCTGTTTGTTCTCATCCTTCAGCTTTTTATAGCGGGTCAGAATGAGTTTCCGGCTGCGTTTATAATACTTACGCAGAGAAACCGGCATGGACCGCTGCAGCCGTTTGCGTACATTTTCAATCGCCCATGTCACCTGCCGGATGAAATGATATTTATCCACGATGATTGTAGCGTTTGGAAAGAAGGTCTGTGCAAGTTCGGTGTAGGGGCGCCACATATCGCAGACGAAGAACTTTACCTTCAGGCGTTCTTTCCTGGGAATGTTCCGCCAATAATCAGCCAGATGGCTCTGTGTCCGATCCGGGAGAATGTCGAGGATCCGGCGCTTTTTCGGATCAACCAGAATGCACTGATATTTACCGGTAGAAGCATTGCCTTTGAATTCGTCAATGGAAAGCGCTTGTGGAAGCTGGTCAGGCGGAGGATAGCAAATCGTGTCCAGAAGGCGGCAGACCGTCTGGACGGAAACACCGGTAAGCTCTGCGATCTGTTTTAAGGAAAAGGTCTGCCGGAGCAGGGAGACAATGTAAAATGCCAGTCTGCGGGTCCTGCGGTGGTAGCTGGGGAGGAACGAATAGGGTTCCGTGAACCGTTTGCGGCAGTATGGGCAGAGGTAGCGGCGTTTGCGAAGGAGCAGGATTACTTGTTTTCCCAGTAAGGGAATGTCCTGGACTTCTTGTAAACGGTAATCATGAATCCGTTTAGTTTTAGCCCCACAGCAGGGACAAGTCTGTTCTACCGGTTGGGACTGGATGAAAATTTTAATGAAAGAGTCTGCCTGAACCACTTTTTTAATAAAAACACCTTCCAAGTTAAGGAAGGCCTTGGTATAATTAGGGTACATCTATAAGGGGTCACCTCCGTAACATTAAACTTTGGTCGGGATAATGTGTTTAGGAGGCTTCTTATAGATGTATTTTATTACAACGAAAAGAATGTTGGAAGTGTGCTTTTCAGCACACCCCAACATTCAGTATAGAACCAAATTTTTTTGGAGTTTCCTCTTGAATTTTTTCCTCTAAAATGTTTCTCTGCCGGGAGAATAATTATGCAGTCAACTTCAAAAAATGTAAGGTAAGTCCCGTCAATTTATTGAATTTTTATATTTATTTAATAAAAATGCTCTTTATTTTTAACGGCTGTAATGATATCCTATAATAGTTTATATGTAAACTATCTGGGGAAGTACAAAAATTAAGAGAATCGGGAGGAAGGTTCCTTATGGCGTTTTTTAATTTTAAGGACCAGTGGTTTCAGGAGCTTCGCAAGGTGAACTGGCTAGTCCGGGAATGTGTGGAGGAAAAGTGCAGGCCCTTCGGCATTACCCCGGAACAGGGAAGGGTGCTCAACCATCTCTTTCTGGCGGACGGACAGGTAAACCTGACTCAGCTGAGCAGGAGTCTCCATGTTACAAAAGGAAACTGCTCCATGTTCTGCCGGCGTCTGGAACGGGCTGGTCATATTACAATGGTAAAGAATGACAAAGACGCCCGTTTTATAAATGTGGCCCTTACGGAAAAAGGGCGGTCGTTGGTGCAGGGCATGATAGAGCAGATGGGCAGTCATTCTGAGAAGGATACGATGAGCAAAGAAGATTTGGAGACTATTTTAAAAGGGTTAAAATGTCTGGAAAAGTATTTGCAGAGCTGAACAGCTTTTCCGGATGTTTTTATTTTGCAAGAACAAGGAGGTACAACATGAAAAAAATATTTGCGGAGCTGAACGCGTTCCGGCCGGAACTTCTATGCGTGCTGGTCAGTGTGGCGGCCGGAGTAGGAGCCACGCTGGGGCTTCCCACCTATCTGTCAGATATTATCAACAGGGGAATCGCGGATAAGGATATGAATTACATTCTTCACACCGGCGTTATTATGCTGGGAATCGCTATTCTGGGAATGGTATGTAATATTACCACAGGCTTTTTTGCCTCCAGAATCGCGTTGGGTTTAGGACGGAATGTGAGGAGCAGGATTTTTACAAAGGTGGAATATTTCTCCCAGGCCGAGATCGACACATTTTCAACCGCGTCTTTGATTACGCGCACCAACAACGACATTACCCAGGTACAGAATTTCATGGTCATGTTTCTGCGCGTTATTCTGACAGCGCCTATCATGTGCGTGGTGGGCATCATGCTGGCTTACAGCAAAAATCCGAAAATGTCAAGCATACTTGTGGTGTCCATGCCGGTGATGGTGCTGATTATCAGCCTGATTGGCAGGAGAGCCATGCCGCTTTCCAGAAAGATGCAGACAAGAATTGACCGAATCAACCTGATTATGCGGGAAAAGCTTTCCGGCATCCGGGTTATCCGGGCATTTGGGACAGAGGATTACGAAGAAAAGCGGTTTGACGGCGCCAACAAGGACCTGATGAACAATGCCATGAAAATGATGCATGCCATGTCGCTGTTGGGACCGTCCCTGATACTGATATTAAACCTGACCGTGGTGGGGCTTCTCTGGCGCGCGGGCCAGGGAATCGGTACGGAGCCTGTGATGCCGGGAGATATCCTGGCAATTATCCAGTATGTCATGCAGATCATGATGTCTGTCACCATGCTTTCCATGATTTTCGTCATGTATCCCAGATGTGCTGCTTCGGCGGACCGTATCTGTGAGGTGCTGGATACTGAAAATTCCATCGGGGATCCGGCGGTTCCCAAGCTGTCAGACGTGCAGAGGGGATATCTCACCTTCCGCGATGTAAGCTTCTATTTTCCGGGGGCAAAAGAGCCGGCTGTCAGCCATGTCAGCTTTGAGGCTAAGCCGGGAGAGACCACGGCTATCATCGGAAGTACAGGAAGCGGAAAGACGGCGCTGGTGGGATTGATTCCCCGCTTTTATGATGTCCAGGAGGGCGAGGTCCTGGTGGACGGAGTCAATGTAAAGGATTATGACAGGAGGACCCTGCGCCGGAAAATCGGTTATGTGCCCCAGAAAGCCCTGCTGTTTAAGGGCACCATCATGGAAAATATCCGTTTTGGGGATGATTCGGCCAGCGATGAGCGGGTGAAGGAAGCGGCCGCCATTGCACAATCCACGGATTTCATCGAAGATAAACCGGACGGATTTGACTCATCCATTTCCCAGGGCGGAAGCAATGTCTCAGGCGGTCAGAGGCAGCGCCTGGCAATTGCCAGGGCCATTGTCAGGAAGCCGGAGATATATGTGTTTGACGACAGTTTTTCCGCCCTGGATTTCAAAACGGATTCTGCCCTGCGTCAGGCATTGTCCAAAGAGACGGGAAATGCCACTGTGGTAATCGTAGCACAGCGTGTCAGCACTATCATGAATGCGGACCGGATTATAGTGATGGATGAAGGAAAGGTCATGGGAATTGGTACCCACAGGGAGCTTTTAAATACCTGCGGCACCTACCAGGAAATCGTCCGGAGCCAGTTGTCAGAGGAGGAGATGAGTGCATGAAGCAAATGAATGTGAGGGCAGCAGATAAGAAAATCAATACCAAGGGCACCATGGGCCGTCTGTTCCGTTTTATGAAACCATACCGAATCAGAATCATTCTCATGGTGGCCTGCCTTGTGATGGGAGCCGTGTTTACCACCCAGGGGCCATATACCCTTGGCAGGGCCATGGATGCGCTGGTGGCCGTGGCAGTGGACAGCGCCGGGGTCCTCCAGGGATTTAGAACGTTCATCACTGTTCTGATACAATTGGGCTGTGTGTATGTACTGGCCTTTCTGTTCAACTATTCCGGCCAGTACATTGTGGCAGGAGTGGCGGAGCGCACAATGCATGATCTGCGCATGGCAGTAGACAAGAAAATCCGCCGTCTGCCGCTGGCC
Coding sequences within:
- a CDS encoding FeoA family protein, coding for MQSLSEVKAGAVCTIKWMFGNPQVMEFMHQHDIREGSTINVFQHGRDSMIIGMNNMRLAIGNEVAERIKV
- a CDS encoding ISL3 family transposase; translated protein: MYPNYTKAFLNLEGVFIKKVVQADSFIKIFIQSQPVEQTCPCCGAKTKRIHDYRLQEVQDIPLLGKQVILLLRKRRYLCPYCRKRFTEPYSFLPSYHRRTRRLAFYIVSLLRQTFSLKQIAELTGVSVQTVCRLLDTICYPPPDQLPQALSIDEFKGNASTGKYQCILVDPKKRRILDILPDRTQSHLADYWRNIPRKERLKVKFFVCDMWRPYTELAQTFFPNATIIVDKYHFIRQVTWAIENVRKRLQRSMPVSLRKYYKRSRKLILTRYKKLKDENKQACDLMLHYSEDLRLAHRMKEWFYDICQMEAYRQQQREFDDWIANAQSCGIKEFEDCAKTYRAWRKEILNAFKYGLTNGPTEGFNNKIKVLKRSSYGIRNFKRFRTRILHCTS
- a CDS encoding MarR family winged helix-turn-helix transcriptional regulator, giving the protein MAFFNFKDQWFQELRKVNWLVRECVEEKCRPFGITPEQGRVLNHLFLADGQVNLTQLSRSLHVTKGNCSMFCRRLERAGHITMVKNDKDARFINVALTEKGRSLVQGMIEQMGSHSEKDTMSKEDLETILKGLKCLEKYLQS
- a CDS encoding ABC transporter ATP-binding protein; amino-acid sequence: MKKIFAELNAFRPELLCVLVSVAAGVGATLGLPTYLSDIINRGIADKDMNYILHTGVIMLGIAILGMVCNITTGFFASRIALGLGRNVRSRIFTKVEYFSQAEIDTFSTASLITRTNNDITQVQNFMVMFLRVILTAPIMCVVGIMLAYSKNPKMSSILVVSMPVMVLIISLIGRRAMPLSRKMQTRIDRINLIMREKLSGIRVIRAFGTEDYEEKRFDGANKDLMNNAMKMMHAMSLLGPSLILILNLTVVGLLWRAGQGIGTEPVMPGDILAIIQYVMQIMMSVTMLSMIFVMYPRCAASADRICEVLDTENSIGDPAVPKLSDVQRGYLTFRDVSFYFPGAKEPAVSHVSFEAKPGETTAIIGSTGSGKTALVGLIPRFYDVQEGEVLVDGVNVKDYDRRTLRRKIGYVPQKALLFKGTIMENIRFGDDSASDERVKEAAAIAQSTDFIEDKPDGFDSSISQGGSNVSGGQRQRLAIARAIVRKPEIYVFDDSFSALDFKTDSALRQALSKETGNATVVIVAQRVSTIMNADRIIVMDEGKVMGIGTHRELLNTCGTYQEIVRSQLSEEEMSA